AATGTGTTTCCAAAAGGGTGAACTGTGTGTCTGATGTTTTTGCAGTCTGTAATTCTTGGTCTACGATTACTGATTTTGATCATATTTAGGTGATGGGGCAGGAAAAACTAAATCAACGAAATCACGGAAGAGGAAGATCAGTTCTATTAAAGAAGATGAGAACAATATTGAGGAAAACACAGCTACTGTCAATGTCTCAGACGCTACAGTGTGTGAAAACACAGCATCTGTAAGTCAACAGTCAAACGTGGAGGTTGTTACATTTATTGATCCTCTGAAGAAGAACAGACCATCAAAACCTGTTGAACCAGTGCAGAAGGTAAGAAAAGCAGTAATGGCATATCTCTCATATACAGTATCTGAAACCATGTAAACCTAGCTGCTTACTGCAAGTGTTTAACTGTGTCATTAATAAATATGCGCATGAAAGAACTCTAGAATCAAATATATTGTGTTGTTTAGCTTCAGACCCAAGATGacaaagaaaagaagaaaacagACTCGGATAAGAAACTTACAATAGAAAAGGTGAGACCGTGTGTATAAAGTGAATGAATGCCTACTGATTCTTTGAATGGCCCGTGATGAGCATCAAATCCACGTGTGATCCGCAGGCACGCTTTGAGGTTCATCGGTTTGGACTCTCAGGATATCAGAAAGAGCAGCAGAGGGTTTTCGAGCAGGACAGAGCCATCATGCTGGGAGCAAGAGTGAGTTTAACCTAAGATTTTACAGATATATCTTGAATCTGTCTGAAAGtcatatatatttcaaatgttcatGTTCTCTGTGCGTTCCCTCGTGAATTTGTTGTTAACTTGCTTCATCCCTTCCTTTTTTCTTCTCATGCATTGGTCGGCTAAGccaaacagccaatcagagtgATCAGAGTCCCAGATAATTTACCCTAATGTCattctttgtttttttaagaaaacgttccataatttttttctccatatagtggactttagtggacctcaacagtttacagtttcaatgcagcctCAAACGGCTCTAAACGTTGACAAGGACGCAAAGGTATCAATGAAAACCAatgcggaacctacgccgttgGACCGACACATAACTATAAAGAGCCattaagggtcttatctagtcaAACAGTTGTCATTTTTGCAAAAATGTGTGACGTGCCAGCGCatattacatatgtgaaatGCACACTATTATTCCACACTTAAACGGATGTGTAAGAGAATAATGAAGGCGTTTTTCACAATGTACTATTTAAAAAtgaagtcagagagatgttggttttgtcGGTTGTTGATGAATAACAGTTGTGAATGATCACAACGTGCTCAAGCAGCGACATCACAGGaaaataagtgaacagtgtcccaatgtgaagtgagctagggtccttaccagtgcccgaacctgcGTACATGAAATACTGATTCAAAAAAtagggagctgattgagacacaaCCATAAActtcttggatgacatggggtagggctgggcgatttGGCAAAAATTAAAtctaaattttttttctttttttcagaacatttgaCCGATTCACGATTCAATTTTCGTTTTTTTACTAGCCAGCTTAAAACATAACTATAACAATACtgcatttaaattttctttCCAGTAACATTGTTTCTATAAGATGCAAGAACATCTGGTAAAATTAACTAAAGTTTTAATTCAAGTGTTCTAAATGATAGTTATCAATAtggtataaatataaaatgaattcacttttttatttttatatctatGCAGAAATTATGCATTGCTTAGAAAATTTTGCGTTAGCCTAAATGTGAAAACTAGACCATAAACCTATGTTCAGgcatttttataatgttttgttGTATTTGGTTGTAGTTAAAATACACAAGCACACAGCACATGTAAAATGAAACAATTTCAACTATTATTTCGTTTTTTTACTATTCATAACATTCTCCcatgatttgtttaaaatttggAACCTTATATTTGATAAAAATTTTTTATCCAAACAGATAATTACTACATGATACTGTAATGGGCATAAAACGTaaacagcacacacacatacttggGTACAAAACTCAGTTTGtcatttatttaatacatttttattattaagttattaaataaaataaaacttcaaTCACTTTATTTACAATCTTGTATTTATTCACAGAGCTTGTTGCAGTAGGTTCTGACTCTGAGAGCATTTTATTTGACAAGATGACCTGTTTCTTTTTCCAAACAAATGACTTTTTTTGCAGCCCCCCAAAAAGCAGTATGTTAACTACAAAGAGTATCAACAacaattaaaagaaaagaaGTTGAAAGAGCAGGAGGAAGCAAAATCTGTAAGTTGAGCATTTGAATATTTGAATGGGTTTGATCAGTAACACATCTCATGTGCAGAGTTTACTGTAAGATGCTCCCAACAACTCTTTAATGTATGCATATTTTTTAGGAGGCCCAAAATAAAAAGAGGAAAGCAGGAAAAACaaggtttgtatttttatttcaacTTGACTGAATGACAGTGAAACGCCCTTAATTTGAAATTGTTGGTTTTATTtatcagtaatgttttatttatttttattttttgtgtatttgtaggATTTCAAAAAGTAAACCATCTTCTGGTGGACAGCTTGGAGGACAGGTTGGACGCTTTAAAAACGGCATGCTGGTCTTGAGCTCCAAAGACATTCAGAaagttaatgttaaaataaaaaagtaacagTGACTCTTTCATTATTTATGTCATCTAAATCTTCAGAATCCAAGTCACGTTCTGGGGGCATGAATATTAGAAATGtgttaaagtccccctgtagtGGATAATTGTATCATTTAAAGCACATAAACATAATAGCACATATAAAAGTTTTTCCTGTGACAGTCATTTCTTCATGTTTGTAACTTTACACCCGTTCCTCATTTAGTAACTCAGATcaaaaaatatgcaaatgagtcCCCACCTCTATGCAATCACATAAgcttggaccatagatataaatggACATAGATGCGACATTCAGCAGTTTCAGCACGTAGCTGCTAAGTCCGGATTCACACAATGCATATGTGAGCTGCGCAAATATTTTTCAGCGTTTATGTTAACAGGTTAAAGCACTCAGAATGCATGTGTGCTGTGATCGTTTCAGTGCTAAGTCTATGGGGCATCCATACATATCTGTGGTTCAAcctatttattcatttgttcaACTGTGTTGATGTGATTGGTTGCATGTTTCTGACAAACTGCTTTTGAGATTGTCCAAtttatggagaaaatactcagcaatggtTTTAAACTTACACATGGTTTGTCTTAAAGTATGCCAAtaacaccacatagacatataaacaacaataacataaaaaataaattcaccACAGAGAATGAAACTGGACTGAAACTGTGGCATGTTATGAGAGATGTGTTGTTATTTTAAGATTCTCCATCAGGAGTAACCTGGGTTATATTGTAATAgcacaaaaacttttttttttaaagaaagagtTTTGAAAGAAAAGCACAGACAAGACTCTTATTGATCTGTTATTAcagttttattgtttattaaaaGGGAAAAACACGTTTTTCTTCCACACTATGCAGTAAGAAAAGAATGTCATATacaatgtatttatatatacaagaCATCACAGCAGGAAAAGATCAAAGCAGTAAAAGTAAACTCATGGTCACATACAGTAAAAGagcaccaaacacacacacacaatatttcCATTCAGGATGATGTCTAGGTTACCCCAGCAGCaggtgttgtgtgt
The nucleotide sequence above comes from Paramisgurnus dabryanus chromosome 12, PD_genome_1.1, whole genome shotgun sequence. Encoded proteins:
- the fsaf1 gene encoding uncharacterized protein C1orf131 homolog isoform X1; translation: MSLAMDTRHKPAVDDDHLFLDEVLNKLYDFGDGAGKTKSTKSRKRKISSIKEDENNIEENTATVNVSDATVCENTASVSQQSNVEVVTFIDPLKKNRPSKPVEPVQKLQTQDDKEKKKTDSDKKLTIEKARFEVHRFGLSGYQKEQQRVFEQDRAIMLGARPPKKQYVNYKEYQQQLKEKKLKEQEEAKSEAQNKKRKAGKTRISKSKPSSGGQLGGQVGRFKNGMLVLSSKDIQKVNVKIKK
- the fsaf1 gene encoding uncharacterized protein C1orf131 homolog isoform X2, whose protein sequence is MSLAMDTRHKPAVDDDHLFLDEVLNKLYDFGDGAGKTKSTKSRKRKISSIKEDENNIDENTASVSQQSNVEVVTFIDPLKKNRPSKPVEPVQKLQTQDDKEKKKTDSDKKLTIEKARFEVHRFGLSGYQKEQQRVFEQDRAIMLGARPPKKQYVNYKEYQQQLKEKKLKEQEEAKSEAQNKKRKAGKTRISKSKPSSGGQLGGQVGRFKNGMLVLSSKDIQKVNVKIKK